In one Sporomusa sphaeroides DSM 2875 genomic region, the following are encoded:
- a CDS encoding FeoA family protein, whose translation MQSANQGQLMIVTALGGPKDIRARLTDLGFTPGTPVCVISRSQESVIVKVRGSRIMLNNLLAANIKVQQGREEGGFFSGKYPSKYCFGR comes from the coding sequence ATGCAAAGTGCCAATCAAGGGCAATTGATGATAGTGACCGCCTTGGGGGGGCCTAAAGATATCAGGGCACGTCTCACTGATCTGGGATTCACACCAGGCACGCCGGTCTGCGTTATCAGCCGCAGTCAAGAATCGGTTATTGTAAAAGTCCGCGGCAGTCGCATCATGTTAAATAATCTATTGGCCGCTAATATTAAAGTTCAGCAGGGGCGGGAAGAAGGAGGATTTTTCAGTGGGAAATACCCAAGTAAGTATTGCTTTGGCCGGTAA
- a CDS encoding FeoA family protein, translating to MVKLLSELLPGETGTVAKIHGNGPIQRRIIDMGVVIGTKVEVQKYAPLGDPMEVKVKGFNLSLRKGEAKNIEINVN from the coding sequence ATGGTTAAATTATTAAGTGAATTATTGCCAGGTGAGACTGGGACGGTTGCCAAAATTCACGGAAATGGTCCCATTCAGCGCCGCATCATTGATATGGGGGTTGTGATTGGAACCAAGGTAGAGGTGCAGAAATATGCGCCGCTCGGTGACCCGATGGAAGTCAAGGTGAAGGGCTTTAACCTTTCTTTACGGAAAGGCGAAGCCAAGAATATCGAAATAAACGTAAACTGA
- a CDS encoding ATP-binding protein: protein MTIKTRLLAISLFFGILPIVAMFVAANQAGLGMNREFHNTMAVALMVTVLAGLLSPGIIRYWLFASQVKQIKEFCQHVKAGRYDVYLNVPNERNDDGNENELVDLMRDMNWMVHRIKVNESELKEAVCSLEQSKAKVQSQKQALEEVNAAQLVVQQQLQGRTRELTEAVDKVRNLLDNAGQGFLSFGEDLQVAGEYSAECVMIFNQEISGKMVPELLYPADKRQQAFLAALFDQIFAAEDTFLRDSYLSLLPEELVLEDSYIQVAYKLINHPLDPQRREILLILTDITEQREMERKIQEEKQVLSMVVKAVTHYQEFNAAIAEYQLFCQEELPALIAANEPAGQKLNTLFRIIHTWKGTFSQLGICRLAAELHELESALAALREETADDIGQSGLDALFSSYSPEVLAGWLKTELEQLKEILGEGFFLADESIVIENHKLQQLEEKIQRLLEPCQARILIAELHRLRYKPFGDLLNIYPDYIANVALNQGKEIQPLLITGSKPLVDPEIYHEFAKSLVHVFRNAVAHGLESPDERLEAGKAAQGRISCVIADQGDNLTVAIGDDGRGIAAERMRQLAVAKGMYSESEAAALTDVEAIRLIFADGFSSTCAANELSGRGVGLSAVRQEAEKLGGRVDIITEPGKGTQFIFVLPLAHLRKDGEENGTCIGCR, encoded by the coding sequence GTGACAATTAAAACGAGACTGCTTGCCATTTCGCTATTTTTCGGCATCTTACCTATTGTGGCTATGTTTGTGGCCGCCAATCAAGCAGGTTTGGGGATGAATCGCGAATTTCACAATACCATGGCGGTGGCGCTAATGGTGACAGTCCTGGCAGGACTGTTAAGTCCCGGAATTATTCGCTACTGGCTGTTTGCCAGCCAGGTGAAGCAAATAAAGGAATTTTGCCAGCATGTAAAAGCCGGGCGCTATGATGTGTATCTGAATGTCCCTAACGAGCGAAACGACGATGGCAACGAAAACGAGCTAGTTGATTTGATGCGTGATATGAACTGGATGGTTCATAGAATTAAGGTCAATGAATCTGAGCTGAAAGAAGCCGTGTGCAGCCTGGAACAGTCGAAAGCCAAGGTACAGTCACAGAAACAGGCGTTGGAGGAAGTGAATGCCGCACAACTGGTTGTGCAGCAGCAACTGCAGGGACGGACGCGGGAACTGACTGAAGCGGTAGACAAAGTACGCAATTTGCTTGACAATGCCGGACAGGGTTTCCTGTCGTTTGGTGAAGACTTGCAGGTGGCTGGGGAATACAGTGCCGAATGTGTGATGATTTTTAATCAGGAGATTTCAGGGAAAATGGTGCCGGAGCTCCTTTATCCGGCGGATAAAAGGCAGCAAGCCTTTCTGGCAGCATTGTTTGACCAGATATTTGCCGCAGAAGATACTTTTTTGCGCGACAGTTATCTATCGCTCCTGCCCGAGGAATTGGTGCTTGAAGATAGTTATATCCAGGTGGCGTATAAATTAATCAACCATCCGCTGGACCCGCAGCGCCGGGAAATATTGCTGATATTGACAGATATAACCGAACAGCGGGAAATGGAAAGAAAGATTCAGGAAGAAAAACAGGTATTGTCAATGGTCGTAAAGGCTGTGACTCACTACCAGGAGTTTAATGCAGCTATCGCCGAATATCAGCTGTTTTGCCAGGAAGAACTGCCGGCACTTATTGCAGCAAACGAACCGGCAGGGCAAAAGCTCAACACCCTATTCCGGATAATTCACACCTGGAAGGGAACTTTTAGTCAGCTGGGCATATGCCGTTTGGCGGCAGAATTGCATGAACTGGAGTCGGCTCTGGCCGCCTTGCGTGAGGAAACGGCGGACGATATCGGACAGTCCGGTTTGGATGCTTTGTTTAGCAGCTATTCGCCGGAAGTTTTGGCCGGCTGGCTGAAAACAGAGTTAGAACAACTGAAAGAAATATTAGGAGAAGGCTTTTTCCTGGCAGATGAAAGCATTGTGATAGAAAATCACAAACTGCAGCAATTGGAAGAGAAAATCCAGCGTTTGCTGGAACCATGCCAAGCCCGGATTCTGATTGCGGAACTTCACCGGCTGCGTTACAAGCCTTTTGGTGATTTACTGAATATATATCCTGACTATATAGCCAATGTAGCCCTAAACCAGGGGAAAGAAATCCAGCCCTTGCTGATAACCGGTTCGAAACCCCTGGTAGACCCGGAAATCTATCATGAATTTGCCAAATCTCTGGTTCATGTTTTCCGCAATGCTGTGGCTCATGGCCTGGAGAGCCCGGATGAACGCCTGGAGGCGGGTAAAGCTGCCCAGGGCCGGATTAGCTGCGTTATAGCAGACCAGGGAGATAATCTGACAGTTGCCATTGGTGATGATGGCCGGGGCATTGCGGCCGAACGTATGCGGCAGCTGGCTGTCGCCAAGGGAATGTACAGTGAAAGTGAAGCGGCGGCGTTAACGGATGTGGAAGCAATACGGCTGATTTTTGCCGATGGTTTTTCCAGCACCTGTGCAGCGAATGAATTGTCCGGCCGGGGTGTCGGTTTGAGTGCCGTGAGACAAGAAGCGGAAAAACTCGGCGGCCGGGTTGACATTATCACAGAACCAGGCAAGGGAACGCAATTTATTTTTGTATTACCGCTGGCACATTTGCGAAAGGACGGGGAAGAGAATGGCACGTGTATTGGTTGTCGATGA